A genome region from Erigeron canadensis isolate Cc75 chromosome 3, C_canadensis_v1, whole genome shotgun sequence includes the following:
- the LOC122591789 gene encoding protein WHAT'S THIS FACTOR 9, mitochondrial-like, which translates to MTLLNRFVIQNNHLYHHFYLQPVRTFVDARVKWVRDAHLDFAVEKEKNLKQILSLKNLIISQPSKAIPLSNASFYKTIFDLPITATNFFQKYPSVFEIFQPSKPFSHPHVKLTPQALTVHNEESKILNSSSYRKDVAGRLTKLLMLTRAKKLPLDIINLMRFDLGLPHDFIFTLLPEFPEYFQICNMDNNSTGSNNSMGSVVFGLELVSWRDNLATSVLQRKTMEEIYAVKRQMPIKFPINLPKGFDLEKKVRLWVHEWQNLPYISQYEDAFFLSPNSDQAEKWTVAILHELLHLFVSKKTEKENLLALGDYLGFGPRFKKGLVHHKKDLLTQRHLLMGMRYRYLHLMNQSVNLKRKYGLQVSCSSKRTGSFINRT; encoded by the coding sequence ATGACACTTCTTAATCGATTTGTCATCCAAAACAACCACCTTTACCATCATTTTTACCTGCAACCTGTTCGTACCTTTGTCGATGCCAGAGTTAAATGGGTCCGAGATGCCCACCTTGACTTTGCTGTTGAAAAGGAGAAAAACCTCAAACAAATACTTTCTCTCAAGAACCTAATCATCTCCCAACCCTCTAAAGCCATCCCTCTTTCTAATGCGTCCTTTTACAAAACCATATTCGATCTCCCCATCACCGCTACAAATTTCTTCCAGAAGTACCCTTCTGTATTTGAAATCTTCCAACCCTCCAAACCATTTTCCCACCCTCACGTTAAACTCACTCCACAAGCTCTAACTGTACACAATGAAGAATCAAAGATTTTGAACTCTTCTAGTTACCGTAAAGATGTGGCTGGGAgattaacaaaacttttaatgcTCACACGAGCAAAAAAGCTTCCTTTAGATATTATTAATCTGATGCGTTTTGATCTTGGCTTGCCTCATGATTTTATCTTCACACTTCTTCCCGAATTTCCTGAGTATTTTCAGATTTGTAATATGGATAATAATTCAACGGGTTCTAATAATTCAATGGGCTCTGTAGTGTTCGGTCTAGAATTGGTCTCATGGAGAGATAATCTGGCAACCTCAGTGTTGCAGAGAAAAACAATGGAGGAAATTTATGCTGTTAAAAGGCAAATGCCCATTAAGTTTCCAATAAATTTACCAAAAGGGTTTGATTTAGAAAAGAAAGTAAGACTTTGGGTGCACGAATGGCAGAATCTGCCTTATATATCACAATATGAAGATGCATTCTTCTTGTCACCCAACAGTGATCAAGCCGAGAAGTGGACAGTGGCTATATTACACGAGTTGCTGCATCTTTTTGTATCGAAGAAGACAGAGAAGGAAAACTTATTGGCTTTAGGGGATTATTTGGGATTTGGACCGAGGTTTAAAAAGGGGTTGGTGCATCATAAAAAGGATCTCTTGACTCAAAGACATTTATTAATGGGAATGAGGTATCGGTATCTTCATCTTATGAACCAGAGCGTGAATCTAAAGAGAAAATATGGACTTCAAGTTAGTTGCAGTAGCAAACGCACGGGTTCTTTTATCAATAGAACTTAA